One genomic region from Pseudorca crassidens isolate mPseCra1 chromosome 11, mPseCra1.hap1, whole genome shotgun sequence encodes:
- the TNS2 gene encoding tensin-2 isoform X10 — MGWPGGSPCCCPAPPRPRPAGRPPQPRKAEPHSFREKVFRKKPPVCAVCKVTIDGTGVSCRVCKVATHRKCEAKVTSSCQALPPTELRRNTAPVRRIEHLGSTKSLNYSKQRSTLPRSFSLDPLMERRWDLDLTYVTERILAAAFPARPDEQRHRGHLRELAHVLQSKHRDKYLLFNLSEKRHDLTRLNPKVQDFGWPELHAPPLDKLCSICKAMETWLSADPQHVVVLYCKGSKGKLGVIVSAYMHYSKISAGADQALATLTMRKFCEDKVASELQPSQRRYISYFSGLLSGSIRMNSSPLFLHYVLVPMLPAFEPGTGFQPFLKIYQSMQLVYTSGIYHVAGPGPQQLCISLEPALLLKGDVMVTCYHRGSRGTDRTLVFRVQFHTCTIHGPRLTFPKDQLDEAWADERFPFQASVEFVFSSSPEKIKGSTPRNEPSVSVDYNTAEPAVRWDSYENFNLHHEDSVDDSVTHTRGPLDGSPYAQVQRAPRQTPPAPSPEPPPPPLLSVSSDSGHSSTLTAEPAAESPGRPPPTAAERRELERLLGGCGVAAGGRGAGRETAILDDEEQPPAGGGPRLGMYSGHRPGLSRHCSCRQGYREPCGVPNGGYYRPEGTLERRRLAYGAYEGPPQGYAEASVEKRRLCRSLSEGPYPYPPELGKPANGDFGYRAPGYREVVILEDPGLPALCSCPACEEKLALPTAALYGLRLEREAGEGWADEAGKALLHPVRPGHPLPLLVPSCGHHHAPVPGYSCLKPPKAGEEGHEGCSYAMCPEGRYGHPGYPALVTYGYGGAVPSYCPAYGRAPHSCGSPGEGRRYPSSGAHSPQAGSISPGSPPYPQSRNLSYEIPAEEGGDRYPPPGHLAPAGPLASAESPEPVSWRESPSGHSTLPRSPRDAQCNASSELSGPSTPLHTSSPVQGKESARRQDTRSPTLAPTQRLSPGEALPPASQGGAERAPELPARSGPEPPAPGPFSPASPPSSPNDWPQERSPGGRSDSTSPRGPVPTTLPGLRHAPWQGLRDSPDSPDGSPLTPVPTQMPWLVASPELPRSSPVPAFPLAASYDISGPTQPPLPEKRHLLGPGQQPGPWGPEQASPPARGTSHHVTFAPLLPDNAPQPPEPPTQESQSNVKFVQDTSKFWYKPHLSRDQAIALLKDKDPGAFLIRDSHSFQGAYGLALKVATPPPSAQPWKGDPLEQLVRHFLIETGPKGVKIKGCPSEPYFGSLSALVSQHSISPLSLPCCLRIPSKDPLEEAPEAPAPANMSTAADLLRQGAACSVLYLTSVETESLTGPQAVARASSAALSCSPRPTPAIVHFKVSAQGITLTDNQRKLFFRRHYPVNSITFASTDPQDRRWTNPDGTTSKIFGFVAKKPGSPWENVCHLFAELDPDQPAGAIVTFITKVLLGQRK; from the exons ATGGGCTGGCCCGGGGGCTCCCCCTGCTGctgccccgccccgccgcgcccccgccccgccgggCGCCCCCCGCAG CCTAGGAAAGCTGAGCCACATAGCTTCCGGGAGAAGGTTTTCCGGAAGAAACCACCGGTCTGTGCAGTGTGTAAGGTGACCATCGATGGGACAGGCGTCTCATGCCGAG TCTGCAAGGTTGCGACACACAGAAAATGTGAAGCAAAG GTGACTTCGTCCTGTCAGGCCTTGCCTCCCACGGAGCTG CGGAGAAACACGGCCCCTGTGAGGCGCATAGAGCACCTG GGATCCACCAAGTCTCTGAACTACTCAAAGCAACGCAGCACTCTGCCCAG GAGCTTCAGCCTGGATCCTCTCATGGAGCGCCGCTGGGACTTGGACCTCACCTACGTGACGGAGCGGATCCTGGCCGCCGCCTTCCCCGCGCGGCCCGACGAACAGCGACACCGGGGACACCTGCGCGAGCTGGCTCACGTGCTGCAATCCAAGCACCGCGACAAGTACCTG CTCTTCAACCTTTCAGAGAAAAGACATGACCTGACCCGCCTAAACCCCAAG GTCCAGGACTTTGGCTGGCCTGAGCTGCACGCGCCCCCGCTGGACAAGCTGTGCTCCATCTGCAAAGCCATGGAGACGTGGCTCAGTGCTGACCCGCAGCATGTGGTCGTACTGTACTGCAAG GGGAGCAAGGGCAAGCTCGGGGTCATCGTCTCTGCCTACATGCACTACAGCAAGATCTCTGCAGG GGCGGACCAGGCGCTGGCTACCCTTACCATGCGGAAGTTCTGTGAGGACAAGGTGGCCTCGGAGCTGCAGCCCTCCCAGCGCCG GTATATCAGCTACTTCAGTGGTCTGCTGTCCGGCTCCATCAGAATGAACAGCAGCCCTCTCTTCCTGCACTATGTGCTCGTGCCCATGCTGCCAGCCTTTGAACCTGGCACGG GTTTCCAGCCCTTCCTCAAGATCTACCAGTCCATGCAGCTTGTCTACACGTCTGGAATCTA tcATGTCGCAGGCCCTGGTCCCCAGCAGCTTTGCATCAGCCTAGAGCCGGCTCTCCTCCTCAAAGGCGATGTCATG GTGACGTGCTATCACAGGGGTAGCCGGGGGACTGACCGGACCCTCGTGTTCCGAGTCCAGTTCCACACGTGTACCATCCATGGACCACGGCTCACCTTCCCCAAGGACCAGCTGGACGAGGCCTGGGCCG ACGAGAGGTTCCCCTTCCAAGCCTCGGTGGAGTTCGTCTTCTCCTCCAGCCCAGAGAAGATCAAAG GCAGCACCCCACGGAACGAGCCCTCGGTCTCTGTTGACTACAACACGGCAGAGCCTGCCGTGCGCTGGGACTCTTACGAGAACTTCAACCTGCACCACGAGGACAGTGTGGATG ACTCCGTCACCCATACCCGGGGGCCCCTGGATGGCAGTCCTTACGCCCAGGTGCAGCGGGCCCCCCGCCAGACCCCGCCGGCGCCCTCTCCggagccgcccccgcccccgctgcTCTCTGTCAGCAGCGATTCTGGCCATTCGTCCACGCTGACCGCCGAGCCCGCCGCCGAGTCCCCTGGCCGGCCACCCCCGACAGCTGCCGAGCGGCGGGAGCTGGAGCGCCTCCTGGGGGGCTGTGGCGTGGCCGCCGGGGGCCGGGGAGCTGGGCGTGAGACGGCCATCCTCGatgatgaagagcagcccccggcGGGCGGAGGCCCCCGCCTTGGAATGTATTCGGGACACAGGCCTGGCCTCAGCCGCCACTGCTCCTGCCGCCAGGGCTACCGGGAACCCTGCGGGGTCCCCAATGGGGGCTACTACCGGCCAGAGGGGACCCTGGAGAGGAGGCGGCTGGCCTACGGGGCCTACGAGGGGCCCCCACAGGGCTATGCTGAGGCCTCCGTGGAGAAGAGGCGCCTCTGCCGATCGCTGTCCGAGGGGCCGTACCCCTACCCGCCTGAGCTGGGGAAACCGGCCAATGGGGACTTTGGCTACCGCGCCCCAGGCTACCGGGAGGTGGTGATCCTGGAGGACCCTGGGCTGCCTGCCCTGTGCTCATGCCCCGCCTGTGAGGAGAAGCTAGCGCTGCCCACGGCAGCCCTCTATGGGCTGCGCCTggagagggaggctggagaggggtGGGCGGATGAGGCTGGTAAGGCCCTCCTGCACCCGGTGCGGCCTGGGCACCCGCTGCCCCTGCTGGTGCCTTCCTGTGGGCACCACCATGCCCCAGTGCCCGGCTACAGCTGCCTGAAGCCGCCCAAGGCAGGCGAGGAAGGGCATGAGGGCTGCTCCTACGCCATGTGCCCCGAAGGCAGGTATGGGCATCCAGGGTACCCTGCCCTGGTGACATACGGCTATGGAGGAGCGGTTCCCAGTTACTGCCCAGCGTATGGCCGGGCGCCTCACAGCTGCGGGTCTCCAGGCGAGGGCAGAAGGTATCCCAGCTCTGGTGCCCACTCCCCCCAGGCTGGCTCCATTTCCCCCGGTAGCCCACCCTACCCCCAATCCAGGAACCTCAGCTACGAGATCCctgcagaggaaggaggggacagGTATCCGCCGCCGGGGCACCTGGCCCCAGCAGGACCCTTGGCATCTGCAG AGTCGCCGGAGCCGGTGTCCTGGAGGGAGAGCCCCAGCGGGCACAGCACCCTGCCTCGGTCTCCCCGAGATGCCCAGTGCAATGCCTCTTCTGAGCTGTCCGGTCCCTCCACGCCCCTGCACACCAGCAGCCCAGTCCAGGGCAAGGAGAG CGCCCGACGGCAGGACACTAGGTCCCCCACCTTGGCGCCCACTCAGAGACTGAGTCCCGGAGAGGCCTTGCCACCTGCTTCCCAGGGAGGGGCTGAAAGAGCTCCAGAGCTGCCAGCAAGAAGTGGGCCTGAGCCTCCGGCCCCTGGtcccttctccccagcctccccgccCAGCTCACCCAACGACTGGCCTCAGGAGAGGAGCCCGGGGGGCCGTTCGGACAGCACCAGTCCAAGGGGCCCTGTACCCACCACCCTGCCCGGCCTCCGCCACGCCCCCTGGCAGGGCCTTCGAGACTCCCCGGACAGCCCAGACGGGTCCCCCCTCACCCCTGTGCCTACTCAGATGCCCTGGCTTGTGGCGAGCCCAGAGCTGCCACGGAGCTCACCCGTACCTGCCTTCCCTCTGGCTGCATCTTATGACATCAGTGGCCCTACCCAGCCCCCACTTCCCGAGAAGCGCCACCTGCTGGGGCCTGGGCAACAGCCGGGACCCTGGGGCCCAGAGCAGGCATCGCCACCAGCCAGAGGCACGAGTCACCATGTCACCTTTGCACCTCTGCTCCCGGATaatgccccccaacccccag AGCCCCCTACGCAAGAGAGCCAGAGCAACGTCAAGTTTGTCCAGGATACGTCCAAGTTCTGGTATAAGCCACACCTGTCCCGTGACCAAG CCATTGCCCTGCTGAAGGACAAGGACCCTGGGGCCTTCTTGATCAGGGACAGTCATTCATTCCAAGGAGCCTATGGGCTGGCTCTCAAGGTGGCTACGCCCCCACCCAGCGCCCAGCCCTGGAAAG GGGACCCCTTGGAACAGCTGGTCCGCCATTTTCTCATTGAGACTGGGCCCAAAGGGGTGAAGATCAAGGGGTGCCCCAGCGAGCCCTACTTTG GCAGCCTGTCGGCCCTGGTCTCCCAGCACTCCATCTCCCCGCTGTCCCTGCCCTGCTGCCTGCGCATTCCCAGCAAAG ATCCTCTGGAGGAGGCCCCAGAGGCCCCAGCGCCCGCCAACATGAGCACAGCGGCAGACCTCCTGCGCCAGGGCGCCG cctGCAGTGTGCTCTACCTGACCTCAGTGGAGACGGAGTCGCTGACAGGCCCCCAAGCAGTGGCGCGGGCCAGCTCCGCAGCTCTGAGCTGCAGCCCCCGCCCCACGCCAGCCATTGTCCACTTCAAGGTCTCAGCCCAGGGCATCACGCTGACGGACAACCAGAGGAA GCTCTTCTTTCGCCGCCATTATCCAGTGAACAGCATCACCTTCGCCAGCACTGACCCTCAGGACCGGAG ATGGACCAACCCGGACGGGACCACCTCCAA GATCTTTGGTTTCGTGGCCAAGAAGCCGGGAAGCCCCTGGGAGAATGTGTGTCACCTCTTTGCAGAGCTTGACCCAGATCAGCCTGCAGGCGCCATTGTCA
- the TNS2 gene encoding tensin-2 isoform X7 has translation MCWEGGLLSGSRALGQLLRKESGAGRAMKPRKAEPHSFREKVFRKKPPVCAVCKVTIDGTGVSCRVCKVATHRKCEAKVTSSCQALPPTELRRNTAPVRRIEHLGSTKSLNYSKQRSTLPRLRLLPRSFSLDPLMERRWDLDLTYVTERILAAAFPARPDEQRHRGHLRELAHVLQSKHRDKYLLFNLSEKRHDLTRLNPKVQDFGWPELHAPPLDKLCSICKAMETWLSADPQHVVVLYCKGSKGKLGVIVSAYMHYSKISAGADQALATLTMRKFCEDKVASELQPSQRRYISYFSGLLSGSIRMNSSPLFLHYVLVPMLPAFEPGTGFQPFLKIYQSMQLVYTSGIYHVAGPGPQQLCISLEPALLLKGDVMVTCYHRGSRGTDRTLVFRVQFHTCTIHGPRLTFPKDQLDEAWADERFPFQASVEFVFSSSPEKIKGSTPRNEPSVSVDYNTAEPAVRWDSYENFNLHHEDSVDDSVTHTRGPLDGSPYAQVQRAPRQTPPAPSPEPPPPPLLSVSSDSGHSSTLTAEPAAESPGRPPPTAAERRELERLLGGCGVAAGGRGAGRETAILDDEEQPPAGGGPRLGMYSGHRPGLSRHCSCRQGYREPCGVPNGGYYRPEGTLERRRLAYGAYEGPPQGYAEASVEKRRLCRSLSEGPYPYPPELGKPANGDFGYRAPGYREVVILEDPGLPALCSCPACEEKLALPTAALYGLRLEREAGEGWADEAGKALLHPVRPGHPLPLLVPSCGHHHAPVPGYSCLKPPKAGEEGHEGCSYAMCPEGRYGHPGYPALVTYGYGGAVPSYCPAYGRAPHSCGSPGEGRRYPSSGAHSPQAGSISPGSPPYPQSRNLSYEIPAEEGGDRYPPPGHLAPAGPLASAESPEPVSWRESPSGHSTLPRSPRDAQCNASSELSGPSTPLHTSSPVQGKESARRQDTRSPTLAPTQRLSPGEALPPASQGGAERAPELPARSGPEPPAPGPFSPASPPSSPNDWPQERSPGGRSDSTSPRGPVPTTLPGLRHAPWQGLRDSPDSPDGSPLTPVPTQMPWLVASPELPRSSPVPAFPLAASYDISGPTQPPLPEKRHLLGPGQQPGPWGPEQASPPARGTSHHVTFAPLLPDNAPQPPEPPTQESQSNVKFVQDTSKFWYKPHLSRDQAIALLKDKDPGAFLIRDSHSFQGAYGLALKVATPPPSAQPWKGDPLEQLVRHFLIETGPKGVKIKGCPSEPYFGSLSALVSQHSISPLSLPCCLRIPSKDPLEEAPEAPAPANMSTAADLLRQGAACSVLYLTSVETESLTGPQAVARASSAALSCSPRPTPAIVHFKVSAQGITLTDNQRKLFFRRHYPVNSITFASTDPQDRRWTNPDGTTSKIFGFVAKKPGSPWENVCHLFAELDPDQPAGAIVTFITKVLLGQRK, from the exons ATGTGTTGGGAGGGGGGCCTCCTGTCCGGTTCTCGGGCCCTGGGACAGCTGCTGAGGAAGGAGAGCGGAGCTGGGAGAGCCATGAAG CCTAGGAAAGCTGAGCCACATAGCTTCCGGGAGAAGGTTTTCCGGAAGAAACCACCGGTCTGTGCAGTGTGTAAGGTGACCATCGATGGGACAGGCGTCTCATGCCGAG TCTGCAAGGTTGCGACACACAGAAAATGTGAAGCAAAG GTGACTTCGTCCTGTCAGGCCTTGCCTCCCACGGAGCTG CGGAGAAACACGGCCCCTGTGAGGCGCATAGAGCACCTG GGATCCACCAAGTCTCTGAACTACTCAAAGCAACGCAGCACTCTGCCCAG GCTTCGCCTCCTCCCCAGGAGCTTCAGCCTGGATCCTCTCATGGAGCGCCGCTGGGACTTGGACCTCACCTACGTGACGGAGCGGATCCTGGCCGCCGCCTTCCCCGCGCGGCCCGACGAACAGCGACACCGGGGACACCTGCGCGAGCTGGCTCACGTGCTGCAATCCAAGCACCGCGACAAGTACCTG CTCTTCAACCTTTCAGAGAAAAGACATGACCTGACCCGCCTAAACCCCAAG GTCCAGGACTTTGGCTGGCCTGAGCTGCACGCGCCCCCGCTGGACAAGCTGTGCTCCATCTGCAAAGCCATGGAGACGTGGCTCAGTGCTGACCCGCAGCATGTGGTCGTACTGTACTGCAAG GGGAGCAAGGGCAAGCTCGGGGTCATCGTCTCTGCCTACATGCACTACAGCAAGATCTCTGCAGG GGCGGACCAGGCGCTGGCTACCCTTACCATGCGGAAGTTCTGTGAGGACAAGGTGGCCTCGGAGCTGCAGCCCTCCCAGCGCCG GTATATCAGCTACTTCAGTGGTCTGCTGTCCGGCTCCATCAGAATGAACAGCAGCCCTCTCTTCCTGCACTATGTGCTCGTGCCCATGCTGCCAGCCTTTGAACCTGGCACGG GTTTCCAGCCCTTCCTCAAGATCTACCAGTCCATGCAGCTTGTCTACACGTCTGGAATCTA tcATGTCGCAGGCCCTGGTCCCCAGCAGCTTTGCATCAGCCTAGAGCCGGCTCTCCTCCTCAAAGGCGATGTCATG GTGACGTGCTATCACAGGGGTAGCCGGGGGACTGACCGGACCCTCGTGTTCCGAGTCCAGTTCCACACGTGTACCATCCATGGACCACGGCTCACCTTCCCCAAGGACCAGCTGGACGAGGCCTGGGCCG ACGAGAGGTTCCCCTTCCAAGCCTCGGTGGAGTTCGTCTTCTCCTCCAGCCCAGAGAAGATCAAAG GCAGCACCCCACGGAACGAGCCCTCGGTCTCTGTTGACTACAACACGGCAGAGCCTGCCGTGCGCTGGGACTCTTACGAGAACTTCAACCTGCACCACGAGGACAGTGTGGATG ACTCCGTCACCCATACCCGGGGGCCCCTGGATGGCAGTCCTTACGCCCAGGTGCAGCGGGCCCCCCGCCAGACCCCGCCGGCGCCCTCTCCggagccgcccccgcccccgctgcTCTCTGTCAGCAGCGATTCTGGCCATTCGTCCACGCTGACCGCCGAGCCCGCCGCCGAGTCCCCTGGCCGGCCACCCCCGACAGCTGCCGAGCGGCGGGAGCTGGAGCGCCTCCTGGGGGGCTGTGGCGTGGCCGCCGGGGGCCGGGGAGCTGGGCGTGAGACGGCCATCCTCGatgatgaagagcagcccccggcGGGCGGAGGCCCCCGCCTTGGAATGTATTCGGGACACAGGCCTGGCCTCAGCCGCCACTGCTCCTGCCGCCAGGGCTACCGGGAACCCTGCGGGGTCCCCAATGGGGGCTACTACCGGCCAGAGGGGACCCTGGAGAGGAGGCGGCTGGCCTACGGGGCCTACGAGGGGCCCCCACAGGGCTATGCTGAGGCCTCCGTGGAGAAGAGGCGCCTCTGCCGATCGCTGTCCGAGGGGCCGTACCCCTACCCGCCTGAGCTGGGGAAACCGGCCAATGGGGACTTTGGCTACCGCGCCCCAGGCTACCGGGAGGTGGTGATCCTGGAGGACCCTGGGCTGCCTGCCCTGTGCTCATGCCCCGCCTGTGAGGAGAAGCTAGCGCTGCCCACGGCAGCCCTCTATGGGCTGCGCCTggagagggaggctggagaggggtGGGCGGATGAGGCTGGTAAGGCCCTCCTGCACCCGGTGCGGCCTGGGCACCCGCTGCCCCTGCTGGTGCCTTCCTGTGGGCACCACCATGCCCCAGTGCCCGGCTACAGCTGCCTGAAGCCGCCCAAGGCAGGCGAGGAAGGGCATGAGGGCTGCTCCTACGCCATGTGCCCCGAAGGCAGGTATGGGCATCCAGGGTACCCTGCCCTGGTGACATACGGCTATGGAGGAGCGGTTCCCAGTTACTGCCCAGCGTATGGCCGGGCGCCTCACAGCTGCGGGTCTCCAGGCGAGGGCAGAAGGTATCCCAGCTCTGGTGCCCACTCCCCCCAGGCTGGCTCCATTTCCCCCGGTAGCCCACCCTACCCCCAATCCAGGAACCTCAGCTACGAGATCCctgcagaggaaggaggggacagGTATCCGCCGCCGGGGCACCTGGCCCCAGCAGGACCCTTGGCATCTGCAG AGTCGCCGGAGCCGGTGTCCTGGAGGGAGAGCCCCAGCGGGCACAGCACCCTGCCTCGGTCTCCCCGAGATGCCCAGTGCAATGCCTCTTCTGAGCTGTCCGGTCCCTCCACGCCCCTGCACACCAGCAGCCCAGTCCAGGGCAAGGAGAG CGCCCGACGGCAGGACACTAGGTCCCCCACCTTGGCGCCCACTCAGAGACTGAGTCCCGGAGAGGCCTTGCCACCTGCTTCCCAGGGAGGGGCTGAAAGAGCTCCAGAGCTGCCAGCAAGAAGTGGGCCTGAGCCTCCGGCCCCTGGtcccttctccccagcctccccgccCAGCTCACCCAACGACTGGCCTCAGGAGAGGAGCCCGGGGGGCCGTTCGGACAGCACCAGTCCAAGGGGCCCTGTACCCACCACCCTGCCCGGCCTCCGCCACGCCCCCTGGCAGGGCCTTCGAGACTCCCCGGACAGCCCAGACGGGTCCCCCCTCACCCCTGTGCCTACTCAGATGCCCTGGCTTGTGGCGAGCCCAGAGCTGCCACGGAGCTCACCCGTACCTGCCTTCCCTCTGGCTGCATCTTATGACATCAGTGGCCCTACCCAGCCCCCACTTCCCGAGAAGCGCCACCTGCTGGGGCCTGGGCAACAGCCGGGACCCTGGGGCCCAGAGCAGGCATCGCCACCAGCCAGAGGCACGAGTCACCATGTCACCTTTGCACCTCTGCTCCCGGATaatgccccccaacccccag AGCCCCCTACGCAAGAGAGCCAGAGCAACGTCAAGTTTGTCCAGGATACGTCCAAGTTCTGGTATAAGCCACACCTGTCCCGTGACCAAG CCATTGCCCTGCTGAAGGACAAGGACCCTGGGGCCTTCTTGATCAGGGACAGTCATTCATTCCAAGGAGCCTATGGGCTGGCTCTCAAGGTGGCTACGCCCCCACCCAGCGCCCAGCCCTGGAAAG GGGACCCCTTGGAACAGCTGGTCCGCCATTTTCTCATTGAGACTGGGCCCAAAGGGGTGAAGATCAAGGGGTGCCCCAGCGAGCCCTACTTTG GCAGCCTGTCGGCCCTGGTCTCCCAGCACTCCATCTCCCCGCTGTCCCTGCCCTGCTGCCTGCGCATTCCCAGCAAAG ATCCTCTGGAGGAGGCCCCAGAGGCCCCAGCGCCCGCCAACATGAGCACAGCGGCAGACCTCCTGCGCCAGGGCGCCG cctGCAGTGTGCTCTACCTGACCTCAGTGGAGACGGAGTCGCTGACAGGCCCCCAAGCAGTGGCGCGGGCCAGCTCCGCAGCTCTGAGCTGCAGCCCCCGCCCCACGCCAGCCATTGTCCACTTCAAGGTCTCAGCCCAGGGCATCACGCTGACGGACAACCAGAGGAA GCTCTTCTTTCGCCGCCATTATCCAGTGAACAGCATCACCTTCGCCAGCACTGACCCTCAGGACCGGAG ATGGACCAACCCGGACGGGACCACCTCCAA GATCTTTGGTTTCGTGGCCAAGAAGCCGGGAAGCCCCTGGGAGAATGTGTGTCACCTCTTTGCAGAGCTTGACCCAGATCAGCCTGCAGGCGCCATTGTCA